TCTTCTATGAGTGAAGATGATGCTGATGCGAATTCCTCATCCAAGTAAGTGAGTGGCCCTTCAACATGATAATGAAGGTTCACACTTGAACAGGATATACGCGGTTATACAGAGCGGTGCTGCACGTTGTGCAAGCATCGCTTTTTTTACGTGGAAGAGAACCCATGGAGTCCAGATAAAGGAGGCTGTTGTTCCATATCCTTTCAGCATATCAGTCCATGCAGAAGAGCATCCTATCCTTGTGACCAAAACCAACATAATTGGAGGATGAGACATGCCAGCAGCCAAAAAGGCGACAGCAATCAGCTTATCTTTGTCTACTGCAATCTTCGTAATGGCCGGATTGACGGGTTGTGGAACAAGCACCAAAGATAACAATCTGCACACCAAAAGTGTTCGTCATGAAGTGAAAGGCATTAACCGTTATGGTGTTGAGTCCAATGGGATGGATGGTATTCGTGCGAAAAGCTATCGGACGCATAACGTCACTAACCTGAAATCCAGTGACGAGCTGGCTAAACGCATTGCGGAAATGAAGGAAGTGAAGTCAGCAAGTGTCATGCTGACCGATCGTAACGCATATGTAGCAGTCCGTTTGACAGATGGTCACACTGGCAAATTGGAAAGCAAATCGATGCGTAACCGTGCGAACGGCACGATGCGTACAGAAAGCTACAATCAAGATATGGGCGGGTTGCGTGTACACGGTGGTAATGGAACCATGTCTCCATACAGCACCAGTGGCATAGCACCGGGATTGAACACGAATGCAGCTACG
Above is a window of Paenibacillus sp. E222 DNA encoding:
- a CDS encoding YhcN/YlaJ family sporulation lipoprotein, translated to MPAAKKATAISLSLSTAIFVMAGLTGCGTSTKDNNLHTKSVRHEVKGINRYGVESNGMDGIRAKSYRTHNVTNLKSSDELAKRIAEMKEVKSASVMLTDRNAYVAVRLTDGHTGKLESKSMRNRANGTMRTESYNQDMGGLRVHGGNGTMSPYSTSGIAPGLNTNAATDRSHMGNDRSIYGTMGTGSYGMMRGLTNSGNARTMTDGHYGMKSETSRIDSTDDNTPEEIKSKISAKIKQFAPHVENVYVSANPDFVQHVETYSKDIRNGKPVSGMINTFQSMVERIFPTNALNTNHRDGVLDDGIMHRNNYDGLNRMNHR